TTCAGCGCACGCTCCAGCTCGTCGCCGTCGTGCACTTCCACCAGCACGTCGAGGCCGACATCCTTGGCCACGCTGGCCATCTCGGCCATGCGCACGTCATCCAGGGCGGAGACGATCAGCAGCACACAATCGGCGCCCAGGGCGCGGGCTTCGACGATCTGATACGGGTCGACCATGAAGTCCTTGCGGATCACCGGCAGCGAGCAGGCCGCGCGCGCCTGCTGCAGGTACTCGTCGGCGCCCTGGAAGAAGTCGATATCGGTCAGCACCGACAGGCAGGTGGCGCCGCCGGCCTGGTAGCTCTTGGCGATCTGCGCCGGCTGGAAGTCGGCACGCAGCACGCCCTTGCTCGGCGAGGCCTTCTTGATTTCGGCGATCACCGCTGGCTGCTTGCGCGCCGCCTGCTCCAGCAGGGCGCGGGCAAAACCGCGCGGCGCGTCGGCCTGGCGCGCGGCCGCCTCGACTTCGGCGAAGCTGACGCGGGCACGACGCTCGGCGACTTCCTCGAACTTGCGCGCAATGATCTTTTCCAGAACGGTAGGAAGGCTCACGCTTCGTTCTCCTGCTTGAACACGGCGGTGAAGGACACCAGTTCATCGAGTTTTTCCCAGGCCAGGCCAGTGTGCAAGGCATCCTGGGCCAGGTGCACACCTTCCTTGAGGCTGGTGGCGTGGTCGGCGGCATACAGCGCCGCGCCGGCGTTGAGCACGATCATGTCGGCGGCCTTCTGGCCATTCTCGGTCTTGCGCTTGCCCAGCGCGTCACGGATCAGCGCCAGGGAGTCGGCGGCGCCGCCCACGGTCAGGCCGATCAGGCTCTGGCTCTTGATGCCGAAGTCTTCCGGCTGCACGCGGTATTCGCTGACCACGCCGTCCTTGAGTTCGGCGATGTAGGTCGGCGCGGCCAGGCTGATCTCGTCCAGGCCATCCTGCGCATGCACCACCAGCACGTGCTTGCTGCCCAGGCGCTGCAGCACTTCGGCCAGCGGGCGGCACAGGGCCTGGCTGAACACGCCGAGCACCTGGTGCTTGACCCCAGCCGGGTTGGTCATCGGGCCGAGCATGTTGAAAATGGTGCGCAGGGCCAGCTCGCGACGCGGGCCGATGGCATGCTTCATGGCGCCATGATGGGCCGGGGCGAACATGAAGCCGACCCCCACGGACTCCACGCAGCGGGCCACCTGCTCAGGCTTGAGGTTCAGGTAGACCCCCGCCGCCTCCAGCAGATCGGCGCTGCCGCTCTTGCCGGAGACCGCACGGTTGCCGTGCTTGGCCACCTTGCCACCGGCCGCGGCGACCACGAAGGCGGCGGCGGTGGAAACGTTGAAGATATTCATGCCGTCGCCACCGGTGCCGCAGGTGTCGACCAGGCGCTCGGCGTTGATCTGCACCGGCGAGGCCAGCTCGCGCATGACCTGGGCCGCGCCGACGATCTCGTCGATGGTCTCGCTCTTCATGCGCATGCCCATGAGGAACGCGCCGACCTGCGCATCGGTGCACTGGCCGGTCATGATCTCGCGCATCACGTCCTGCATTTCCGCAGTGTTGAGGTCGAGCTGGTTGACCACCCGGTTGAGGGCTTCCTTGATATCCATGTCAGCGCACCCCGCCGGTCTGCTTGAGGAAGTTGGCGAACAGTTCGTGGCCCTGCTCGGTGAGGATGGATTCCGGGTGGAACTGCACACCCTCGATGTTCAGGGTCTTGTGGCGCAGGCCCATGATCTCGTCGACGCTGCCGTCGGCGTGCTGGGTCCAGGCGGTCATTTCCAGGCAGTCCGGCAGAGTCTCGCGCTTGACCACCAGGGAATGGTAGCGGGTCACGGTGAGCGGCTTGTTGAGGCCGTTGAACACGCCCAGATCCTGGTGGAACACCGGGCTGGTCTTGCCGTGCATCACCTGGCGCGCGCGCACCACGTCGCCACCGAAGGCCTGGCCGATGCTCTGGTGGCCCAGGCACACGCCGAGGATCGGCAGCTTGCCGGCGAAATGCAGGATGGTCTCGATGGACACCCCGGCTTCGGTCGGCGTGCATGGGCCCGGCGAGACCACGATGCGCTCGGGTTTCAGCGCCTCGATTTCGGCGACCGTCAGCTCGTCGTTGCGGATCACGTGGACATCGGCACCCAGTTCGCCCAAGTACTGCACCACGTTGTAGGTAAAGGAGTCGTAGTTGTCGATCATCAGCAGCATGGCAGGGGCTCCCTTACTTCTTGGCCGCAGGTACGGACTGTTCGGCGAGACTGACCGCGCGGAACATGGCGCGGCGCTTGTTCAGGGTTTCTTCCCACTCCAGGGCCGGCTGCGAGTCGGCGACGATGCCGGCGCCGGCCTGCACGTGCAGTTCGCCGTCCTTGATCACCGCAGTGCGGATGGCGATGGCGGTGTCCATGTTGCCGTTCCACGCCAGGTAACCCACGGCACCGCCGTAGACCCCGCGCTTGACCGGCTCCAGCTCGTCGATGATCTCCATCGCGCGCACCTTGGGCGCACCGGACAGGGTGCCGGCCGGCAGGATGGCGCGCAGGGCGTCCATCGCCGACAGGCCTTCCTTCAGGTGGCCGGTGACGTTGGAAACGATGTGCATGACGTTGGAGTAGCGCTCGATCACCATCTGCTCGGTGACCTTCACTGAACCGGTGCTGGAGACGCGGCCGACATCGTTGCGGCCGAGGTCGATCAGCATCAGATGCTCGGCGATCTCCTTGGCGTCGGACAGCAGGTCCTTCTCCAGCTCGATGTCGGCCTCTTCGGTGGCGCCACGCGGACGGGTGCCGGCGATCGGCCGTACGGTGACCAGGTTGTCCTCGACCCGCACCAGCACTTCCGGCGAACTGCCGACCACATGGAAGTCGCCGAAGTTGAAGAAGTACATGTAGGGCGTCGGGTTGATGCAGCGCAGCGCCCGGTACAGGTCGATCGGCGCGGCCTGGAACGGGATCGACATGCGCTGGGAAATCACCACCTGCATGCAGTCGCCGGCCAGGATGTACTCCTTGATCGCACCGACCGCCGCCTCGTAGTCGTCGCGCTTGAAGCTGGAGACGAAGTCCGGCTCCTTGCCGGCCGGCGCCGCCAGATCCACGCCCAGGCGCGGGGTGATCGGCTGGCGCAGCTTGTCCAGCAACTGGCCCAGGCGCGCCTGACCCTGCTCGTAGGCATCGCTGGCGGCCGGGTCGGCGAGGACGATGGCGTGCATCTTGCCGGCCAGGTTGTCGAACACCACCACCGCATCGGAAACCATCAGCAGGATGTCCGGGGTGCCCAGCGGATCCGGATTGGGGCTGGCGCCGAGTTTTTTCTCGACGTAGCGCACGCTGTCGTAGCCAAAGTAGCCGACCAGGCCGCCGTTGAAACGCGGCAGGCCACTGAGGGTCGGCACCTTGT
The window above is part of the Pseudomonas alcaligenes genome. Proteins encoded here:
- the trpC gene encoding indole-3-glycerol phosphate synthase TrpC, translated to MSLPTVLEKIIARKFEEVAERRARVSFAEVEAAARQADAPRGFARALLEQAARKQPAVIAEIKKASPSKGVLRADFQPAQIAKSYQAGGATCLSVLTDIDFFQGADEYLQQARAACSLPVIRKDFMVDPYQIVEARALGADCVLLIVSALDDVRMAEMASVAKDVGLDVLVEVHDGDELERALKTLDTPLVGINNRNLHTFEVSLDITLDLLPRIPRDRLVVTESGILNRADVELMEISEVYAFLVGEAFMRAEDPGVELKRLFFPDGKHVVLGSDPD
- a CDS encoding aminodeoxychorismate/anthranilate synthase component II gives rise to the protein MLLMIDNYDSFTYNVVQYLGELGADVHVIRNDELTVAEIEALKPERIVVSPGPCTPTEAGVSIETILHFAGKLPILGVCLGHQSIGQAFGGDVVRARQVMHGKTSPVFHQDLGVFNGLNKPLTVTRYHSLVVKRETLPDCLEMTAWTQHADGSVDEIMGLRHKTLNIEGVQFHPESILTEQGHELFANFLKQTGGVR
- the trpE gene encoding anthranilate synthase component I; translation: MTREEFLRLAADGYNRIPLAFETLADFDTPLSIYLKLADAPNTYLLESVQGGEKWGRFSIIGLQARTVLRAHGHSVSISVDGVEVERHDDCADPLDFVEQFKARYKVPTLSGLPRFNGGLVGYFGYDSVRYVEKKLGASPNPDPLGTPDILLMVSDAVVVFDNLAGKMHAIVLADPAASDAYEQGQARLGQLLDKLRQPITPRLGVDLAAPAGKEPDFVSSFKRDDYEAAVGAIKEYILAGDCMQVVISQRMSIPFQAAPIDLYRALRCINPTPYMYFFNFGDFHVVGSSPEVLVRVEDNLVTVRPIAGTRPRGATEEADIELEKDLLSDAKEIAEHLMLIDLGRNDVGRVSSTGSVKVTEQMVIERYSNVMHIVSNVTGHLKEGLSAMDALRAILPAGTLSGAPKVRAMEIIDELEPVKRGVYGGAVGYLAWNGNMDTAIAIRTAVIKDGELHVQAGAGIVADSQPALEWEETLNKRRAMFRAVSLAEQSVPAAKK
- the trpD gene encoding anthranilate phosphoribosyltransferase, with the protein product MDIKEALNRVVNQLDLNTAEMQDVMREIMTGQCTDAQVGAFLMGMRMKSETIDEIVGAAQVMRELASPVQINAERLVDTCGTGGDGMNIFNVSTAAAFVVAAAGGKVAKHGNRAVSGKSGSADLLEAAGVYLNLKPEQVARCVESVGVGFMFAPAHHGAMKHAIGPRRELALRTIFNMLGPMTNPAGVKHQVLGVFSQALCRPLAEVLQRLGSKHVLVVHAQDGLDEISLAAPTYIAELKDGVVSEYRVQPEDFGIKSQSLIGLTVGGAADSLALIRDALGKRKTENGQKAADMIVLNAGAALYAADHATSLKEGVHLAQDALHTGLAWEKLDELVSFTAVFKQENEA